The following are encoded in a window of Chaetodon auriga isolate fChaAug3 chromosome 24, fChaAug3.hap1, whole genome shotgun sequence genomic DNA:
- the mblac1 gene encoding metallo-beta-lactamase domain-containing protein 1, translating to MCLSSFFFDVIMEADSKVGFSNFRIAPLSESQLDFFGQPYSVSVLKVGYCLPQTDGTFRADGTITLITGPRIILVDTGGPWDRDFLLMTLKERGLAPGDINLVVGTHGHSDHVGNLSLFPTALTIVGYDISEGDTYRPNKLAEGHAYSVDEHISVLPSPGHTGQDVSVQVKGTSAGTVLVAGDLFECCSDEDSWRDLSMNAAVQEVSRQEALRTADVIIPGHGLPFRILRNG from the exons ATGTGCTTGTCGAGCTTCTTCTTCGATGTCATAATGGAGGCAGACAGTAAAGTGGGCTTTAGTAATTTTCGAATAGCCCCTCTATCGGAGTCTCAGCTGGACTTCTTTGGTCAGCCTTACTCCGTGTCCGTCCTTAAAGTTGGATACTGTCTTCCTCAGACCGACGGGACGTTTAGAGCCGACGGGACAATCACCCTCATAACAGGACCGAGGATAATTCTGGTGGACACTGGTGGGCCGTGGGACCGAGACTTTCTCTTAATGACACTGAAGGAGAGGGGTCTGGCACCGGGAGACATTAACTTGGTCGTGGGGACTCACGGCCATTCAGACCACGTCGGAAATCTGAGTCTTTTTCCAACAGCACTAACAATTGTGGGATATGATATCAGTGAGGGGGACACATACCGTCCCAACAAGCTGGCAGAGGGCCACGCGTACTCTGTAGATGAGCAT ATATCTGTCCTTCCCAGTCCAGGCCACACAGGACAAGATGTCAGTGTACAGGTGAAGGGAACCTCAGCAGGCACAGTGCTTGTTGCAGGGGACTtgtttgagtgttgctcagatgagGACAGCTGGCGGGACCTGAGTATGAACGCTGCAGTACAGGAGGTCAGCCGACAGGAGGCGCTACGCACTGCAGATGTGATCATACCTGGACATGGGCTCCCATTTAGAATCCTCAGGAATGGATGA
- the tm4sf21b gene encoding transmembrane 4 L6 family member 4 isoform X2, translating to MCTASCSKFVAIPLYVLAAVSIICNIILFFPDFETEYTESGNITEEVKYMGGLIGGGILVVIPAIHIHLTSANNCCANRCGMFLSIGFAAVGVVGALYSLCVAAVGLNDGPWCLFKNGTQDVWGRPFKGSNESYLTDTDKWTECLIPENVVEFNLGLFSTLLVAACIELILCAIQMVNGLFGCICGTCTGKEP from the exons ATGTGTACAGCATCGTGTTCTAAATTTGTTGCCATCCCCCTCTATGTCTTGGCTGCAGTGTCGATCATCTGCAACATCATACTCTTTTTCCCTGACTTTGAAACAGAGTATACAGAATCGGGTAACATCACTGAAGAAGTCAAATATATGGGGGGCCTGATCGGAGGAGGAATTTTG gtCGTCATTCCTGCCATCCACATTCATTTAACAAGTGCTAACAATTGCTGTGCCAACCGCTGTGGG ATGTTCCTGTCCATTGGTTTTGCAGCAGTTGGTGTGGTGGGGGCTTtgtacagtctgtgtgttgctgctgtgggcCTTAATGACGGGCCATGGTGCCTCTTTAAGAATGGAACCCAAGACGTATGGGGGAGGCCCTTCAAGGGCAG TAATGAGAGCTACCTGACTGACACGGACAAGTGGACAGAGTGTCTAATCCCTGAGAATGTGGTTGAGTTCAACCTGGGATTATTCTCCACTCTACTAGTGGCAGCGTGCATTGAGCTCATCCTCTGTGCCATCCAGATGGTTAATGGACTGTTTGGATGTATCTGTGGCACCTGTACCGGCAAGGAG CCGTAA
- the tm4sf21b gene encoding transmembrane 4 L6 family member 5 isoform X1 — protein MCTASCSKFVAIPLYVLAAVSIICNIILFFPDFETEYTESGNITEEVKYMGGLIGGGILVVIPAIHIHLTSANNCCANRCGMFLSIGFAAVGVVGALYSLCVAAVGLNDGPWCLFKNGTQDVWGRPFKGSNESYLTDTDKWTECLIPENVVEFNLGLFSTLLVAACIELILCAIQMVNGLFGCICGTCTGKEVRPEQTKEFSMPETN, from the exons ATGTGTACAGCATCGTGTTCTAAATTTGTTGCCATCCCCCTCTATGTCTTGGCTGCAGTGTCGATCATCTGCAACATCATACTCTTTTTCCCTGACTTTGAAACAGAGTATACAGAATCGGGTAACATCACTGAAGAAGTCAAATATATGGGGGGCCTGATCGGAGGAGGAATTTTG gtCGTCATTCCTGCCATCCACATTCATTTAACAAGTGCTAACAATTGCTGTGCCAACCGCTGTGGG ATGTTCCTGTCCATTGGTTTTGCAGCAGTTGGTGTGGTGGGGGCTTtgtacagtctgtgtgttgctgctgtgggcCTTAATGACGGGCCATGGTGCCTCTTTAAGAATGGAACCCAAGACGTATGGGGGAGGCCCTTCAAGGGCAG TAATGAGAGCTACCTGACTGACACGGACAAGTGGACAGAGTGTCTAATCCCTGAGAATGTGGTTGAGTTCAACCTGGGATTATTCTCCACTCTACTAGTGGCAGCGTGCATTGAGCTCATCCTCTGTGCCATCCAGATGGTTAATGGACTGTTTGGATGTATCTGTGGCACCTGTACCGGCAAGGAGGTGAGACCAGAGCAGACTAAAGAGTTCAGCATGCCAGAGACAAACTAG